A window of Strix aluco isolate bStrAlu1 chromosome 2, bStrAlu1.hap1, whole genome shotgun sequence contains these coding sequences:
- the VSTM5 gene encoding V-set and transmembrane domain-containing protein 5: MRPLRGCRGVVVGTVTLCLAAGWALQTPGGVSLVVPQPNINATVAQNILLSVEYSCRGVATIEWKHVSSWGTTKIVEWKSGNYVNISTVYKDRVNTFENGSIQLLNVGMGDAGYYFITVTEEYGTSTYGTIIVNVYEIIYEDLHFVAVLFAFLAAVSAILICFMWLCNKSLHLFQKTTTHKLTASTTEEIELETIEC; the protein is encoded by the exons ATGAGACCgctgcggggctgccggggcgTCGTCGTGGGGACCGTCACCCTCTGCCTGGCCGCCGGGTGGGCTCTGCAGA CTCCCGGAGGAGTATCGTTAGTTGTCCCACAACCCAACATCAACGCAACAGTGGCACAAAACATCCTCCTCTCAGTTGAATACTCTTGCAGAGGTGTCGCCACCATTGAGTGGAAGCACGTGTCAAGCTGGGGCACCACCAAAATTGTTGAGTGGAAAAGTGGGAATTATGTCAACATATCCACTGTCTACAAGGACAGAGTGAATACTTTTGAAAATGGTTCTATACAGCTTCTGAATGTGGGCATGGGAGATGCCGGCTACTATTTTATCACTGTAACAGAGGAGTATGGAACCAGCACCTACGGCACCATCATAGTCAACGTTTACG AGATTATCTATGAAGATTTACATTTTGTAGCAgttctctttgcatttcttgcTGCAGTATCTGCCATTTTGATCTGCTTCATGTGGCTGTGTAATAAATCTCTGCATCTATTTCAGAAGACGACGACACACAAACTAACAG CAAGTACGACTGAAGAGATTGAATTGGAAACTATTGAGTGTTAG
- the MED17 gene encoding mediator of RNA polymerase II transcription subunit 17, with product MAGVPAVRISIESACEKQVQEVGLDGSETYLQPLSMSQNLARLAQRIDFSQGSGSEEDEPGSAGRAWAEPGEAEDEEGLVKFQPSLWPWDSVRNNLRSALTEMCVLYDVLSIVKDKKFMTLDPVVQDPLPPKQNPQFLQLISKKKSLAGAAQILLKGAERLSKSVAENQENKRQRDFNSELLRLRQHWKLRKVGDKILGDLSYRSAGSLFLHHGTFEVIKNTDIDLDKKIPEDYCPLDVQIPSDLEGSAYIKVSIQKQAPDIGDLGTVNLFKRPMPKSKPGSPHWQTKLETAQNVLLCKEIFAQLSREAVQIKSQIPHIVVKNQIISQPFPGLQLSISLCHSSNDKKSQKSASEKQNPEDHLYVLEHNLHQLIRECHKQTLSSTVMPHPASAPFGHKRMRLAGPQAFDKNDISSLQSNEGLLEKIIKQAKHIFLRRRTARTIDSLASRIEDPQIQAHWSNINDVYESSVKVLITSQGYEQICKSIQLQLNIGIEQIRVVHRDGRVITLSHQEQELQDFLLSQMSQHQVHAVQQLAKVMGWHVLSFSNHVGLGPVESIGNASAITVASPNGDYAISVRNGPESGSKVMVQFPRSQCKDLPKGDVLQDNKWNHLRGPFKEVQWNKMEGRNFVYKMELLMAALTPC from the exons ATGGCGGGCGTGCCGGCCGTGCGCATCAGCATCGAGTCGGCGTGCGAGAAGCAGGTGCAGGAGGTGGGGCTGGATGGCAGCGAGACCTACCTGCAGCCGCTCTCCATGTCCCAGAACCTGGCGCGCCTGGCGCAGCGCATCGACTTCAGCCAGGGCTCCGGCTCGGAGGAGGACGAGCCGGGTTCAGCGGGCCGCGCCTGGGCTGAGCCGGGCGAGGCGGAGGATGAGGAAG gGTTGGTAAAATTTCAGCCATCCCTCTGGCCTTGGGATTCAGTGAGGAACAACCTAAGAAGTGCCTTGACTGAGATGTGTGTGTTGTATGATGTTCTTAGCATTGTCAAGGATAAAAAGTTCATGACTCTAGATCCAGTTGTGCAGGATCCCCTTCCTCCAAAACAG AATCCTCAGTTTTTACAGTTGATTTCAAAAAAGAAGTCATTAGCTGGAGCAGCTCAAATCCTGCTGAAAGGTGCAGAAAGATTATCCAAATCGGTTGcagaaaaccaggaaaataagCGACAAAGAGACTTCAATTCTGAGCTGCTAAGACTGAGACAACACTGGAAGCTAAGAAAAGTGGGAGACAAAATTCTTGGTGATCTGAGCTACAGAAGTGCAG GCTCCCTTTTTCTTCATCATGGCACATTTGAGGTGATAAAGAACACTGACATTGACCTGGATAAAAAGATACCTGAGGATTACTGTCCTTTAGATGTTCAAATTCCAAGTGATTTAGAGGGATCAGCCTATATCAAG GTTTCTATTCAGAAACAAGCTCCAGACATTGGTGACCTTGGGACAGTCAATCTCTTTAAAAGACCCATGCCGAAATCAAAACCAG gTTCTCCACACTGGCAGACAAAGTTGGAGACTGCACAGAATGTTCTTTTATGTAAAGAAATTTTTGCCCAACTGTCACGAGAAGCTGTTCAAATTAAATCACAAATTCCTCACATTGTTGTGAAAAATCAGAtaatctctcagcctttcccgG GTTTGCAGTTGTCTATTTCTTTGTGTCACTCTTCCAATGACAAAAAATCACAAAAGTCtgcttctgaaaaacagaatcCAGAGGATCATCTCTATGTTCTGGAACATAATTTGCATCAACTTATCAGAGAG TGTCACAAGCAAACCCTGAGCTCAACAGTGATGCCACATCCAGCTAGTGCGCCTTTTGGCCATAAGAGAATGAGACTTGCAGGACCCCAGGCTTTTGATAAAAATGATATCAGTTCTTTACAGTCGAACGAAGGACTTCTGGAAAAGATAATAAAGCAGGCAAAACATATCTTTTTGAGGCGCAG AACTGCTCGAACCATTGACAGTCTGGCTAGTCGTATTGAGGATCCTCAGATTCAGGCCCACTGGTCCAATATAAATGATGTTTATGAATCTAGTGTTAAAGTTCTAATAACTTCTCAAGGGTACGAACAGATATGCAA ATCCATTCAACTACAGCTGAACATTGGAATTGAACAGATCAGAGTTGTACATAGAGATGGAAGAGTTATTACATTATCCCATCAAGAGCAAGAGCTACAGGATTTCCTTTTATCTCAG ATGTCACAGCACCAAGTACATGCAGTTCAGCAGCTTGCGAAAGTTATGGGATGGCACGTGCTGAGTTTCAGTAATCACGTTGGTCTGGGGCCGGTGGAGAGTATTGGCAATGCATCAGCAATAACTGTAGCATCACCAAATGGAGACTATGCCATTTCAG TACGTAATGGTCCGGAAAGTGGCAGCAAAGTTATGGTTCAGTTTCCACGGAGTCAGTGCAAGGATCTCCCCAAAGGTGATGTACTGCAGGACAACAAGTGGAACCATCTTCGAGGGCCGTTCAAGGAAGTGCAGTGGAATAAAATGGAAGGGCGTAACTTTGTGTATAAAATGGAACTCCTCATGGCCGCCCTAACTCCATGCTAA